One part of the Humulus lupulus chromosome 9, drHumLupu1.1, whole genome shotgun sequence genome encodes these proteins:
- the LOC133801221 gene encoding uncharacterized protein LOC133801221, translating to MAQGLLLWSPCHPHSYSLRFILVKPHRTKLTTLSISATLDSPNEITQELTARERRRLRNEKRESKMGTNWREEVEERLLKKPKKRYATWTEELNLDTLANLGPQWWVVRVSRVRGHETAELIARLLARNFPQVPFKVYAPAVQVKRKLKNGSISVKPKPLFPGCVFLKCIMNKEIHDFIRECEGVGGFIGSKVGNTKRQINKPRPVSEIDMEAIFKKSKEEQEKYEQEFKEEQQQQEILNSSQLNAEPQSDSVPKRRSKKASDPLKLLTPGSTVRVVSGNFAEFEGCLKKVNRKTKKVTVGFTLFGKESLVELDANEIVATTT from the exons ATGGCGCAAGGGCTTCTGCTATGGAGTCCTTGCCATCCCCACTCGTACTCACTTCGCTTCATACTTGTCAAACCTCACAGAACAAAACTCACAACACTTTCCATCTCTGCCACTCTAGACTCCCCAAACGAAATTACCCAAGAGCTCACTGCAAGAGAGAGAAGGCGTCTCAGAAACGAGAAGAGAGAGAGCAAAATGGGGACCAACTGGAGGGAAGAAGTAGAGGAGAGGCTTCTCAAGAAACCCAAGAAGAGATATGCCACTTGGACCGAGGAGCTCAACCTTGATACCCTCGCTAATTTGGGTCCTCAATGGTGGGTCGTTCGTGTTTCTCGGGTCAGGGGTCACGAGACTGCCGAACTCATAGCTCGTTTGCTAGCCAGGAACTTTCCCCAAGTGCCCTTTAAG GTGTATGCACCTGCAGTTCAGGTGAAGAGGAAATTGAAAAACGGCTCCATTTCAGTTAAACCAAAACCTCTGTTTCCAGGGTGTGTTTTTTTAAAGTGTATAATGAATAAGGAGATCCATGACTTTATAAGAGAGTGTGAAGGAGTTGGAGGTTTTATTGGCTCCAAGGTTGGAAATAC GAAGAGACAGATCAACAAGCCAAGGCCTGTGTCTGAGATTGACATGGAAGCAATTTTCAAAAAGTCAAAAGAAGAGCAAGAAAAATATGAACAAGAGTTTAAGGAAGAGCAACAACAACAAGAGATCCTTAACTCTTCACAACTCAACGCAGAACCACAGTCAGATTCCGTACCAAAACGGCGATCCAAGAAGGCTTCTGATCCACTGAAGCTTCTTACCCCAGGTTCTACTGTCCGAGTTGTATCTGGGAATTTCGCGGAATTTGAAGGATGCCTTAAGAAGGTCAATCGCAAAACAAAAAAG GTAACTGTGGGATTTACACTGTTTGGGAAAGAAAGCTTAGTAGAACTAGATGCCAATGAAATCGTTGCAACGACAACTTGA